The DNA segment CAAGGCGCCCCTCAGAAGAGGGGGGTATGTGTACGTGTCTATACCTCGACGCCTAAGAAACCGAACTCCGCGCTGCGAAAGGTGGCAAGGGTCCGGTTGACGAACGGGATCGAGGTGACCTCCTATATCCCGGGCATGGGGCACAATCTTCAGGAACACTCCGTAGTCCTCATCCGGGGAGGTCGTGTGAAGGATTTGCCCGGTGTCAGATATCATATCATCAGGGGCACCAT comes from the Deltaproteobacteria bacterium genome and includes:
- the rpsL gene encoding 30S ribosomal protein S12, with translation MTTINQLVRKGRRKTKKKVATRALQGAPQKRGVCVRVYTSTPKKPNSALRKVARVRLTNGIEVTSYIPGMGHNLQEHSVVLIRGGRVKDLPGVRYHIIRGTMDTTGVDDRRQGRSKYGAKRPKGLRSHGS